GACCGCGATGAGGCGCGCCGCCCGCCGCGCGGTCGGGCGATCCAGCGTCGGCCGCCCCGCCAGCGCGGCGAAGGCGGCGATCCCCGTCGTCGTCTTGAACCCTCCCGCGGTCCCCGCGGGGGATCCCCCGACGAGCATCCAGGCGACGCAAAGCGCGACCGCGGGAAGGCCGAGCGCCCCGAGGGGGACGGTGTTGAACCCCGCGGTGCGCAGCGTGATCGACTGAAAGAGCGCGGCGAGGGGGCCGTACCCCTCGAAGATCGCGAGGAGGAACGCGCCGGCCCCGATCAGCGCGATCGTCGCGACGACGACCCAGCGCGCGTGCCGGGTGACGGGCCTGCCGCGCGCGGCGAGCTCGGCCAGCACCGGAAAACCCAGTCCCCCGAGGACGATGAGCGTTCCGATCGCCAGGCACGTGAAGGGGTCGGCGACGAATCGCGTCAGCGAGGCGTTGTCGGGGAACAACGCGAACCCCGCGTTGCAGAAGGCGGAGATCGCGTGAAAGACCGCCTGGCCGAACCGGACGAACGGGTCGGGGAAGACGTCCCGCCACACCGCGTACAGGACGGCGGCTCCCACCGCCTCGGTCACGAGCGTTCCGGCGAGCACGCGCCGCAGCACCCCCCTCAGGTTGCCGTCCGCCTCGGGGTCGAGCGCGCGCGCGAGGCGCTCGCGTTCTCCGGGGGCGAACGTGCGGCCGCCGGCGAGCGCGAAGGTGGCCGTGAAGGTGAGGATCCCGAGCCCCCCGACCTGGATGAGGGTCGCGATCACCGCGATGCCGAAGGTGGAGAATTGCGCCGCCGTGTCGCGCACCACGAGCCCGGTCACGCAGACCGCGGACGTCGCGGTGAACAATGCGTCGAGCACCCCGATCGAGACGCCGTCGCGGCTCGCCCCGGGAAGGGCGAGCAGGAACGTCCCCAAGGCGACCACGATCGCGAACGACGCGACGAGCAGCTGCGCGGGCCGCAGGCGGATGCGTGCGAGGGCCAGGTGCATCAGCGGCGAGCGCGCCAGGATGACCGCGACCACGTACCCCTGC
This genomic interval from Candidatus Polarisedimenticolaceae bacterium contains the following:
- a CDS encoding potassium transporter TrkG — protein: MSDPAALRRLRRLDAGMGIAAAVALAAVIGEYGFLPSPAAVDRLRALALAGVATFAILQASKLLVVGRPLAYLRTHRLDFALLFVLVVQGLAFAALSEAPEALWLARHGRPSPLLPFYVAVLQGYVVAVILARSPLMHLALARIRLRPAQLLVASFAIVVALGTFLLALPGASRDGVSIGVLDALFTATSAVCVTGLVVRDTAAQFSTFGIAVIATLIQVGGLGILTFTATFALAGGRTFAPGERERLARALDPEADGNLRGVLRRVLAGTLVTEAVGAAVLYAVWRDVFPDPFVRFGQAVFHAISAFCNAGFALFPDNASLTRFVADPFTCLAIGTLIVLGGLGFPVLAELAARGRPVTRHARWVVVATIALIGAGAFLLAIFEGYGPLAALFQSITLRTAGFNTVPLGALGLPAVALCVAWMLVGGSPAGTAGGFKTTTGIAAFAALAGRPTLDRPTARRAARLIAVFLAAFVSFVVVVALAQGEVHRRLIFEVASALGTVGLTMDYTDDLGTGARLLICLAMFVGRVGPFALAAAILPWREEPVEAPPAEERVLLG